One region of Herpetosiphonaceae bacterium genomic DNA includes:
- a CDS encoding PDZ domain-containing protein translates to MKIHYTLTLARPAQHLLDVTIDVADVRVEYLDFVLPTWTPGSYLIREYSRHVQEVTATADDRPATWQKRDKQTWRVAADGAERVQLRYRVYGNELTVRTNHVDDTHAHVIPAATFMYVHGATEQPLTIEVVAPDGWETATGLDADRDEQFHADDYDHLVDSPFEIGRHRTLRFEVDGKPHRIVIWGRGNEREQRLIDDTRKIVETARDLFGGLPYEHYTFFLLLAGKGAGGGLEHRNSTSLLLPRFVFGAAKSYERYLTVTCHEFFHVWNVKRIRAAGLGPFDYTQETYTTLLWAMEGITEYYTDLLLVRAGLLTPQRYLERLADDIVTLQHTPGRNLHSLECSSFDAWIKHYRPDENTVNTAASYYLKGAIVGALLDLELRRRTANERSLDDVLRYLFRAYPLDGPGIPERDGYLDAIREATGQDLSDFFARYIGGTDELPYAQIFEAAGLRPSWDWKEKAADGRSPRPALGIRTRHDGGQLRVSAVLSDGPAYQAGLSADDEIVAVDGYRVADEATLRERLNDRGSDARVSLTIFRREELRTIEVALAVPTHDRLTIEQVAQPDELPRRIYASWLGLPPQSEAQRA, encoded by the coding sequence TTGAAGATCCACTATACGCTGACACTCGCCCGGCCCGCGCAGCACTTGCTCGACGTAACGATCGACGTTGCCGATGTGCGGGTGGAGTACCTTGATTTTGTGCTGCCGACCTGGACGCCGGGCTCGTACCTGATCCGCGAGTACTCGCGGCACGTGCAGGAGGTTACGGCGACGGCGGATGATCGGCCCGCGACATGGCAGAAGCGCGACAAGCAGACGTGGCGCGTCGCAGCCGACGGCGCGGAGCGGGTGCAGCTCCGCTATCGAGTCTACGGCAACGAGCTGACCGTGCGCACCAACCATGTCGACGATACGCACGCGCATGTGATCCCGGCAGCGACGTTCATGTACGTCCACGGCGCGACGGAGCAGCCGCTCACCATCGAGGTTGTCGCGCCCGACGGGTGGGAGACGGCGACCGGCCTGGACGCGGATCGGGACGAGCAGTTTCACGCCGACGACTACGATCATCTGGTCGATAGCCCCTTCGAGATCGGGCGGCACCGCACGCTGCGCTTCGAGGTCGACGGCAAGCCGCACCGGATTGTGATCTGGGGCAGGGGCAACGAGCGCGAGCAGCGGCTGATCGACGACACGCGCAAGATCGTCGAAACCGCCCGCGATCTCTTCGGCGGCCTGCCCTACGAGCACTACACCTTCTTCCTGCTGCTGGCGGGCAAAGGCGCGGGCGGCGGCCTTGAGCATCGCAACTCGACCTCGCTGCTGCTGCCGCGCTTCGTCTTCGGCGCGGCCAAAAGCTACGAGCGCTATCTGACCGTTACCTGCCACGAGTTTTTCCATGTCTGGAACGTTAAGCGCATTCGCGCCGCAGGTCTTGGTCCGTTTGACTATACGCAGGAGACGTACACCACGCTGCTGTGGGCGATGGAGGGCATCACCGAGTACTACACCGATCTGCTGCTGGTCCGCGCCGGGCTGCTGACGCCGCAGCGCTACCTTGAGCGGCTGGCAGACGACATCGTCACGCTTCAGCACACGCCCGGACGCAACCTGCACAGCCTGGAGTGCTCCTCGTTCGACGCATGGATCAAGCACTACCGGCCCGACGAGAACACCGTCAATACAGCGGCCTCGTACTACCTCAAGGGCGCGATCGTCGGCGCGCTGCTCGATCTTGAGCTGCGTCGTCGCACTGCCAACGAGCGCTCGCTGGATGACGTGCTGCGCTATCTGTTCCGGGCATATCCGCTGGACGGCCCCGGCATTCCTGAGCGCGACGGCTATCTCGACGCGATTCGGGAGGCGACGGGCCAGGATCTCAGCGATTTCTTCGCGCGCTATATCGGCGGCACAGACGAGCTACCCTACGCTCAGATCTTCGAGGCCGCCGGGCTGAGGCCGAGCTGGGACTGGAAAGAGAAGGCGGCGGATGGCAGATCGCCCAGGCCAGCGCTTGGCATTCGCACCAGGCATGACGGAGGTCAGCTCAGAGTTTCGGCGGTGCTGAGCGATGGCCCGGCCTACCAGGCGGGCCTCAGCGCCGACGACGAGATCGTCGCGGTCGACGGCTATCGTGTTGCCGACGAGGCCACGCTGCGCGAGCGGCTCAACGATCGCGGCAGTGATGCGCGCGTGAGTCTGACGATCTTCCGCCGCGAGGAGCTGCGGACGATCGAGGTGGCGCTGGCAGTGCCCACGCACGACCGGCTGACGATCGAGCAGGTAGCGCAGCCCGACGAGCTTCCACGGCGGATCTACGCAAGCTGGCTGGGTCTGCCGCCACAGAGCGAGGCGCAGCGTGCTTGA
- a CDS encoding sugar ABC transporter substrate-binding protein, whose protein sequence is MYRRSSLTSLLICLSLLLAACGGTAPQTPASNATGAPAASTAPQPSASAAATAASTDGDLVAGADISKTIAEVPINNTIKDKGDITLDVWMAADYYQTAPVKAVFDAFQQAYPNVKLNVSGYEWGDMQNQVKLAVGTGTAPCVSHGHPYAMGAQGFAEDITDFWNAWQQTDKFMESGIKDVMWKERVYGVPLDINTLFTIYNKEMFKSAGVAEPTANWTFKDAREAALKMTKGDVYGTVISASGWGMSGMVVSNGTNLIKTEGKQIKANLDDPKVVEVLATISELGHKDKVSPIPPQTPRQTDAPVAIFGAEKAAFFFSGPWDLARIRKEAKPGLIDKVGTAPLPNGMTGQTDGSVLGGGSLWIPKGCKNTEVAFELLKWFTTNSYQMSMVKDQARYPVIAELYNTTYLQSDALAQPFYEQLKTAAPFALDPYADAAKAWGDAVRAGMDGGDAAQLLKEAQTKAQAAIDDAEKQ, encoded by the coding sequence ATGTATCGACGCTCCTCCTTGACCTCACTGCTGATCTGCCTCAGCCTGCTGCTCGCGGCCTGCGGCGGAACAGCGCCACAGACTCCGGCCTCGAACGCGACCGGCGCGCCTGCCGCCTCAACCGCTCCCCAGCCCTCAGCAAGCGCCGCAGCGACGGCTGCAAGCACAGACGGCGATCTCGTCGCCGGTGCCGACATCAGCAAGACCATTGCAGAAGTCCCGATCAACAACACGATCAAAGACAAAGGCGACATTACGCTCGACGTCTGGATGGCCGCAGACTACTACCAGACCGCGCCGGTCAAGGCCGTCTTCGACGCCTTCCAGCAGGCGTATCCCAACGTCAAGCTGAACGTCAGCGGCTACGAGTGGGGCGACATGCAGAATCAGGTCAAGCTGGCGGTAGGTACGGGCACCGCGCCCTGCGTCAGCCACGGCCACCCCTACGCCATGGGCGCGCAAGGCTTTGCCGAGGACATCACCGACTTCTGGAATGCATGGCAGCAGACCGACAAGTTCATGGAGAGCGGGATCAAAGACGTGATGTGGAAAGAGCGCGTCTATGGCGTGCCGCTCGACATCAACACGCTCTTCACGATCTACAACAAAGAGATGTTCAAGAGCGCGGGCGTGGCCGAGCCGACCGCGAACTGGACCTTCAAGGATGCGCGTGAGGCCGCGCTGAAGATGACTAAGGGCGATGTCTACGGCACCGTGATCTCGGCCAGCGGCTGGGGCATGAGCGGCATGGTCGTCTCCAACGGCACCAATCTGATCAAGACCGAGGGCAAGCAGATCAAGGCCAACCTTGACGATCCCAAGGTCGTCGAGGTCCTGGCGACGATCTCCGAGCTGGGCCACAAAGATAAGGTCAGCCCGATCCCGCCGCAGACGCCGCGCCAGACCGACGCGCCCGTAGCGATCTTCGGCGCGGAGAAGGCCGCGTTCTTCTTCAGCGGCCCGTGGGATCTGGCCCGTATCCGCAAGGAGGCCAAGCCCGGCTTGATCGACAAAGTCGGCACCGCGCCGCTGCCCAACGGCATGACCGGCCAGACCGACGGCTCAGTGCTCGGCGGCGGCTCGCTCTGGATTCCCAAGGGCTGCAAGAATACCGAGGTCGCCTTTGAGCTGCTGAAGTGGTTTACCACCAACAGCTACCAGATGAGCATGGTGAAGGATCAGGCGCGCTATCCGGTGATCGCCGAGCTGTACAACACCACCTACCTGCAATCGGACGCGCTCGCGCAGCCGTTCTACGAGCAGCTCAAGACGGCGGCGCCCTTCGCGCTCGATCCCTACGCCGACGCGGCAAAGGCCTGGGGCGATGCCGTGCGCGCGGGGATGGACGGCGGCGACGCGGCCCAGCTCCTCAAAGAGGCGCAGACCAAAGCCCAGGCCGCGATCGATGATGCCGAGAAGCAGTAG
- a CDS encoding sugar ABC transporter permease, whose protein sequence is MSTSVERVQPRGAAFRLSSARHQRWLYGYAFIAPALLVLTVFVLLPIVVAIYLSFTTYNLIEAPRWAGLDNYRQLAADGLFRKTLVTTTIYAVGSIALGLGGALGVALLLNRRLPGITGFKILYFLPTIASEAVMAVVFLWMYQDQGTLNGLLTALGLPTVGWLRSGRMALLSIIVYGAWRGLSYNTPIFLAALKNVSQELYEAAQIDGANSWAQFRFVTIPGIMPIVIYTVIMSTIASFQVVAVVDLMTDGGPQYATEVTIRYIAFTASESLKIGYASAMSVAVLGLLLVVTYFQMRLSPED, encoded by the coding sequence ATGTCCACATCCGTCGAACGTGTGCAGCCACGCGGCGCCGCTTTTCGTCTGAGCAGCGCCCGCCATCAGCGCTGGCTCTACGGCTATGCGTTTATCGCGCCCGCGCTGCTCGTGCTGACCGTGTTCGTGCTGCTGCCGATCGTCGTCGCGATCTACCTCAGCTTCACCACCTACAACCTGATCGAAGCGCCGCGCTGGGCCGGGCTGGACAACTACCGCCAGCTAGCAGCCGACGGGCTCTTCCGCAAAACGCTCGTCACCACGACGATCTACGCTGTCGGCTCGATCGCGCTGGGCCTGGGCGGCGCGCTGGGCGTGGCCCTGCTGCTCAACCGTCGTCTGCCGGGCATCACCGGCTTCAAGATCCTCTACTTCCTGCCGACGATCGCCTCCGAGGCGGTGATGGCGGTCGTCTTTCTGTGGATGTACCAGGACCAGGGCACGCTCAACGGCCTGCTGACCGCGCTGGGCCTGCCCACGGTCGGCTGGCTGCGGTCGGGACGCATGGCGCTGCTGTCGATCATCGTCTACGGCGCGTGGCGCGGCCTGAGCTACAACACGCCGATCTTCCTTGCCGCGCTCAAGAACGTCTCGCAGGAGTTGTACGAGGCCGCGCAGATCGACGGCGCGAACAGTTGGGCGCAGTTCCGCTTCGTGACGATCCCAGGGATCATGCCGATCGTGATCTACACCGTGATTATGTCTACAATCGCCTCATTCCAGGTGGTAGCGGTCGTCGACCTGATGACCGATGGCGGGCCGCAGTACGCAACCGAGGTCACGATTCGCTATATCGCCTTCACCGCGTCGGAGTCGCTCAAGATCGGCTATGCGTCGGCCATGTCGGTCGCGGTGCTCGGCCTGCTGCTCGTCGTCACCTACTTCCAGATGCGCCTGTCGCCGGAGGATTGA
- a CDS encoding carbohydrate ABC transporter permease produces MAFPSAARPQRRSRSRPPTAWGTMLLLYILLVLVLLITVGPFVVMISTSLKAQWENFVYPPTLLPQQVTPQNYVEAWTESIVPRGVFNSFIVATVSVVTNVLFGSLAAFAFARMDFPGRQALFWIVLATMMMPSAVLVVPLMFIVKNMPGGGAQGWFNTYQGLIVPGAITAFSVFFMRQYFLGIPRDLDEAATIDGASPWQVFRHVALPLARPGLAIVAIFTFLSRWNEYLWPLIVARQPSMYTAQIALRSFVLTYTVEWQKFMAAGVMIALPVLLLYLILQPYFEQSLGALGRGVKG; encoded by the coding sequence ATGGCTTTCCCGTCCGCCGCCCGCCCGCAGCGCCGCTCCCGGTCGCGCCCGCCGACGGCCTGGGGCACGATGCTGCTGCTCTACATCCTGCTGGTGCTGGTGCTGCTGATCACGGTTGGGCCGTTCGTGGTGATGATCTCGACATCGCTCAAGGCGCAGTGGGAGAACTTCGTCTATCCGCCGACGCTGCTGCCGCAGCAGGTGACGCCGCAGAATTATGTCGAGGCCTGGACGGAGAGCATCGTGCCGCGCGGCGTCTTCAACAGCTTCATCGTCGCCACCGTCTCGGTCGTCACCAATGTGCTCTTCGGCTCGCTGGCGGCGTTCGCCTTTGCGCGTATGGACTTTCCTGGGCGGCAGGCGCTCTTCTGGATCGTGCTGGCGACGATGATGATGCCCTCCGCCGTGCTGGTCGTGCCGTTGATGTTTATCGTCAAGAACATGCCGGGCGGCGGCGCGCAGGGCTGGTTCAACACCTACCAGGGCTTGATCGTGCCGGGCGCGATCACTGCCTTTAGCGTCTTTTTTATGCGGCAGTACTTCCTTGGCATTCCGCGCGATCTCGACGAGGCCGCGACGATCGACGGCGCTTCGCCCTGGCAGGTCTTTCGGCATGTGGCGCTGCCGCTGGCCCGGCCCGGCCTGGCGATCGTCGCGATCTTCACCTTCCTGAGCCGCTGGAACGAGTACCTGTGGCCGCTGATCGTCGCGCGCCAGCCGTCGATGTACACCGCGCAGATCGCGCTGCGCTCGTTCGTGCTGACCTACACCGTCGAGTGGCAGAAATTCATGGCGGCGGGCGTGATGATCGCGCTGCCGGTGCTGCTGCTCTACCTGATCCTTCAGCCCTACTTCGAGCAAAGCCTGGGCGCGCTGGGCCGTGGCGTTAAAGGCTAG
- a CDS encoding CehA/McbA family metallohydrolase, producing the protein MSTIVLNLTGYVTPEDKQNNDYRYVPFDLPAPAARLHVSYHYAPAQPADAADTVIDIGLFDPRGAAFPGGSGFRGWSGGARSEFTITPADATPGYLPGPLPAGRYQVILGLYRIPACGVDYALTIEATLADGAQQQPTIEQDRLPSAPHGAGGANAERFWLRGDLQSHTEHSDARGTLAQLTAKARALGLDFLAITDHNTISHHVHLDALADDDLLLIPGQEVTTYYGHMNVWGARRWCDFRCRSAAEMTEVIALAHAHGGVCSINHPKRDGPAWEYDPGLPVDAIEVWQGPWPWRNTESLAFWERLLQSGRQIPAVGGSDYHCPAGEEIGFLRLGQPTTWVKVGERSIPAILDAIRSGRTSISAMPDGPRLDLRATAGGSSAEMGGVLQGTAGAPVEVEVQVERGAGWTLRLVADGVIAHETPITDATTTVRHTLAAERYIRAELVGDAPPEILPPNAPPGIDLREWRWALSNPIYVAP; encoded by the coding sequence ATGAGCACCATCGTCCTGAACCTGACCGGCTATGTCACGCCGGAGGATAAGCAGAATAACGATTACCGGTACGTCCCATTCGATCTACCCGCACCTGCCGCGCGGCTGCATGTCAGCTACCACTATGCCCCGGCACAGCCAGCCGATGCGGCGGATACCGTGATCGACATCGGGCTGTTCGATCCACGCGGCGCGGCATTCCCTGGCGGCTCCGGCTTTCGCGGCTGGAGCGGCGGCGCGCGCAGCGAGTTTACGATCACGCCCGCCGACGCCACGCCCGGCTACTTGCCCGGCCCGCTTCCGGCAGGCCGGTATCAGGTCATCCTGGGGCTGTACCGCATCCCGGCGTGCGGCGTGGACTACGCGCTCACGATCGAGGCCACGCTCGCCGATGGTGCTCAGCAGCAGCCGACGATCGAGCAGGATCGTCTGCCCTCGGCTCCACACGGCGCTGGCGGCGCGAACGCAGAGCGCTTCTGGCTGCGCGGCGATCTGCAAAGCCACACCGAGCACAGCGACGCGCGCGGAACGCTGGCGCAGCTTACCGCCAAAGCACGGGCGCTCGGCCTGGACTTCCTGGCGATCACCGATCACAATACGATCAGCCATCATGTCCACCTGGACGCGCTCGCCGACGACGATCTGCTGCTGATCCCCGGCCAGGAGGTGACGACCTACTACGGCCATATGAACGTGTGGGGCGCGCGCCGCTGGTGCGACTTCCGCTGCCGCAGCGCTGCGGAGATGACGGAGGTGATCGCGCTGGCCCACGCGCACGGCGGCGTGTGCTCGATCAACCATCCCAAGCGGGACGGCCCGGCCTGGGAGTACGATCCGGGGCTGCCCGTGGACGCGATCGAAGTCTGGCAGGGGCCGTGGCCGTGGCGCAATACCGAGAGCCTGGCCTTCTGGGAGCGTCTGCTTCAGAGCGGGAGGCAAATCCCGGCGGTCGGCGGCAGCGATTACCACTGTCCGGCGGGCGAGGAGATCGGCTTTCTGCGCCTGGGCCAGCCCACCACCTGGGTCAAAGTCGGCGAGCGCAGTATCCCCGCGATCCTCGACGCGATCCGCAGCGGTCGCACGTCGATCAGCGCCATGCCCGACGGGCCGCGTCTCGATCTGCGCGCGACGGCAGGCGGCAGCAGCGCCGAGATGGGCGGCGTGCTTCAGGGCACTGCGGGTGCTCCTGTGGAGGTTGAGGTGCAGGTCGAGCGAGGGGCTGGGTGGACGCTCCGGCTGGTCGCCGACGGCGTGATCGCACACGAGACGCCGATCACCGATGCCACAACAACCGTGCGCCATACGCTAGCCGCCGAGCGCTACATTCGCGCCGAGCTGGTGGGCGACGCGCCGCCCGAAATCCTGCCGCCGAACGCGCCGCCGGGCATCGATCTCCGCGAGTGGCGCTGGGCGCTGTCGAATCCGATCTACGTCGCGCCGTAG
- a CDS encoding DUF692 family protein, protein MPYAASFSAEVSTRPGLAFTYEGNDPALLERVLPLVDYIEVTPDTIAEMRDDGVALHAPTIAELQNIGSDAKIIVHGVGLSIGSYDGYSRQYIRLLDEIMSKLDVAWHSEHLAYTMVDGQNLGTMLALPKTDEVLDMICQRVGELQARYTVPFLLENVVHVLPELPGDYSDAAFLNALVARTGCGLILDVYNLECDARNYGFDIPAFLAELNLAAVRELHVAGGIEHKGFQLDVHSRLPQPSTVALAQQVTRMAHGSVKAVTYEVLREAVPVLGHDAITDELARLGKRLDQIVWN, encoded by the coding sequence ATGCCGTACGCTGCATCGTTCAGCGCGGAGGTGAGTACTCGCCCAGGGCTGGCATTTACCTATGAGGGTAATGATCCGGCACTCCTGGAGCGAGTGCTCCCTTTGGTCGACTATATCGAGGTCACGCCCGATACGATCGCCGAGATGCGCGACGATGGCGTCGCGCTGCATGCCCCGACGATCGCGGAGCTGCAAAACATCGGCAGTGACGCAAAGATCATCGTGCATGGCGTCGGCCTCTCGATCGGCTCGTACGATGGCTACTCGCGCCAGTACATCCGTCTCCTCGACGAGATCATGAGCAAGCTCGATGTCGCCTGGCATAGCGAGCACCTGGCCTACACGATGGTCGATGGGCAGAACCTGGGGACGATGCTGGCCCTGCCCAAGACCGACGAGGTGCTCGACATGATCTGCCAGCGAGTCGGCGAGCTTCAGGCGCGCTACACCGTGCCGTTCCTGCTCGAAAACGTTGTGCATGTGCTGCCGGAGCTGCCCGGCGATTACTCAGACGCCGCGTTTCTCAACGCGCTGGTCGCGCGCACCGGCTGCGGGCTGATCCTGGATGTGTACAATCTCGAATGCGACGCGCGCAACTACGGCTTCGATATTCCGGCGTTTCTGGCCGAGCTTAACCTGGCCGCCGTGCGCGAGCTGCATGTCGCAGGCGGGATCGAGCACAAAGGCTTTCAGCTAGACGTGCATTCGCGCCTGCCGCAGCCGTCGACCGTCGCGCTGGCTCAGCAGGTGACGCGCATGGCGCACGGCTCGGTCAAGGCTGTGACTTACGAGGTGCTGCGCGAGGCCGTGCCGGTGCTCGGCCACGACGCTATCACCGACGAGCTGGCGCGGCTGGGCAAGCGATTGGATCAGATCGTATGGAACTAG
- a CDS encoding DUF3592 domain-containing protein encodes MPLDQLIPGIIGLLIFGIPTAYLIWLWLLALQSRSWATTPGTITRSQVQPGVRQQATASIHYTYLVDGKEYTGTTVYFGGFINARASDARETVRRYSRGATVTVRYHPQRPGTSTLETRVSRGLLLWIVLGLGMASSILYGLITGT; translated from the coding sequence ATGCCGCTCGATCAACTCATTCCGGGGATCATCGGCCTGCTGATCTTCGGCATCCCCACTGCCTACCTGATCTGGCTCTGGCTTCTGGCGCTCCAGAGCCGCAGCTGGGCCACCACCCCCGGCACCATCACCCGCTCGCAGGTCCAGCCGGGCGTGCGGCAACAGGCCACGGCCTCGATCCACTACACGTACCTTGTCGATGGCAAAGAGTACACCGGGACAACCGTCTATTTTGGCGGCTTCATCAACGCCCGCGCCTCCGACGCCCGCGAGACGGTTCGGCGCTATTCGCGCGGCGCTACCGTCACCGTCCGTTACCACCCGCAGCGTCCAGGTACGTCCACCCTGGAAACGCGAGTATCGCGCGGGCTGCTTTTGTGGATCGTGCTTGGCCTGGGCATGGCGAGCAGCATCCTGTACGGCCTGATCACCGGCACCTGA
- a CDS encoding lamin tail domain-containing protein, with protein sequence MQRRGLLLIVVSLLVAAVIHTPLSQVLAQTSEQCFPETRQCVSGRFRQYWTQSGGLPVFGFPITGAANEPNRDTGQTYLTQWFERNRFELHPENRAPYDVLLGRLGDDRLRQQGRDWQTFAKVAPNTPHYFAQTGHAIAYEPFWRYWSTHGLELGDRGVSERESLALFGLPISEPQMETNTSGDTVLTQWFERARFEYHPNNPDPYKVLLGLLGNEVRANSGPGPSPSPSPSASPSPSASPSPSASPSPSPSPLPPSYNNCQEDPNDDAAPNFPVRIVTVDKQAETVTIRNVSSASVDLNGWRICSMRGNQLHATLSGVLGVGETRIIPSQAGGNIWSNDDHDDGALYDANGSLVSFWDDPT encoded by the coding sequence ATGCAACGTCGTGGACTTTTGCTGATCGTCGTATCTCTGCTGGTAGCCGCCGTTATCCACACCCCACTCTCACAGGTACTTGCCCAAACATCCGAGCAGTGCTTTCCCGAAACGCGGCAGTGCGTGAGCGGACGCTTCCGCCAGTACTGGACGCAAAGCGGCGGCCTGCCGGTGTTTGGCTTTCCGATCACGGGCGCGGCGAACGAGCCCAACCGCGATACGGGCCAGACGTATCTGACCCAGTGGTTCGAGCGCAACCGCTTCGAGCTGCATCCCGAAAACCGCGCGCCCTACGATGTCTTGCTTGGGCGTTTGGGCGATGATCGGCTGCGGCAGCAGGGCCGCGACTGGCAGACGTTTGCCAAGGTTGCGCCGAACACGCCCCACTACTTCGCCCAGACCGGCCACGCTATCGCCTATGAGCCGTTCTGGCGCTACTGGAGCACGCACGGCCTGGAGCTGGGCGATCGTGGGGTGAGCGAGCGCGAGAGCCTGGCGCTCTTTGGCCTGCCGATCTCGGAGCCGCAGATGGAGACGAACACCAGCGGCGATACCGTGCTCACGCAGTGGTTCGAGCGCGCCCGCTTCGAGTACCATCCCAACAATCCCGATCCTTACAAAGTGCTGCTTGGCCTGCTGGGCAACGAGGTGCGGGCCAACAGCGGCCCTGGGCCGTCGCCATCACCCTCGCCGTCAGCCTCGCCCTCGCCGTCAGCCTCACCATCACCGTCAGCCTCGCCCTCACCATCGCCATCGCCGTTGCCGCCGTCGTACAACAACTGCCAGGAAGATCCGAACGACGACGCCGCGCCGAACTTTCCGGTACGCATTGTCACCGTCGACAAGCAGGCAGAGACGGTGACGATCCGCAACGTCAGCAGCGCGTCCGTCGATCTCAACGGCTGGCGTATCTGTAGCATGCGCGGCAACCAGCTCCACGCAACACTAAGCGGCGTGCTGGGCGTCGGCGAGACGCGCATCATTCCCTCGCAGGCGGGCGGCAACATCTGGAGCAACGACGACCACGACGACGGCGCGCTCTACGATGCCAACGGCTCGCTCGTCAGCTTCTGGGACGATCCAACGTAG
- a CDS encoding response regulator produces MTYHPTVPQHATILLVEDNLDNLFVFQDILRTDLGVPTCTARASGQQVLAFLAEHPDCQPDLILVDLALPYEDGFAVHKQLRAYFCKVDFMPRIVALTVDCAPQTVARARREGFDGFIGKPIECRRFIRQITEILEGEPIWEPV; encoded by the coding sequence ATGACTTATCATCCAACTGTACCGCAGCATGCGACGATTCTACTGGTTGAAGATAATTTAGATAATCTCTTTGTTTTTCAAGATATTTTGCGGACGGATCTCGGCGTGCCGACGTGTACCGCTCGCGCGTCGGGACAGCAGGTGCTAGCCTTCCTTGCGGAGCATCCCGATTGTCAGCCGGATCTGATCCTGGTCGATCTGGCGCTGCCCTATGAAGATGGCTTCGCCGTCCATAAGCAACTTCGTGCCTACTTCTGCAAGGTCGATTTCATGCCGCGCATTGTCGCGCTGACCGTGGATTGCGCGCCGCAGACGGTGGCGCGGGCGCGGCGTGAAGGCTTCGACGGCTTCATCGGCAAGCCGATCGAGTGCAGGCGCTTTATCCGGCAGATCACCGAGATCTTGGAGGGCGAGCCGATCTGGGAGCCGGTCTGA